Proteins encoded within one genomic window of Thermoanaerobaculia bacterium:
- the pdxT gene encoding pyridoxal 5'-phosphate synthase glutaminase subunit PdxT — protein sequence MGVLAIQGDFARHREALTRAGIESREIRRPEELASVSGLVLPGGESTTYLKFFEREPGWREALTGFAESGRPVLATCAGLILLASRVDNPPQPSLGVLDVDVVRNAYGRQLDSFIGSASGGEGEPIEAVFIRAPKIARVGPGVEVLAREREDPVLVRGKNVYGATFHPELSADPSLHRRIFGE from the coding sequence GTGGGGGTGCTCGCCATCCAGGGGGACTTCGCGCGTCACCGGGAAGCGCTGACGCGGGCGGGGATCGAGAGCCGCGAAATCCGGCGGCCGGAAGAGCTCGCGTCGGTCTCCGGTCTCGTTCTCCCGGGCGGGGAATCGACGACGTATCTGAAGTTCTTCGAGCGGGAGCCCGGCTGGCGGGAGGCGCTCACGGGCTTCGCCGAGAGCGGGCGCCCCGTCCTCGCGACGTGCGCGGGGTTGATCCTGCTCGCGTCCCGCGTGGACAACCCTCCCCAGCCGTCGCTCGGCGTGCTCGACGTCGACGTCGTCCGGAACGCCTACGGGCGGCAGCTCGACTCCTTCATCGGCAGCGCGTCGGGGGGAGAGGGGGAGCCGATCGAGGCGGTCTTCATCCGCGCCCCGAAGATCGCGCGCGTCGGCCCGGGCGTCGAGGTCCTCGCGCGCGAACGGGAGGATCCCGTTCTCGTCCGCGGAAAAAACGTCTACGGCGCCACGTTTCATCCCGAGCTCTCCGCCGATCCTTCTCTCCACCGGCGGATCTTCGGCGAGTGA
- a CDS encoding arylamine N-acetyltransferase: protein MNADEILEALALERRRPDLASLRDLFDAFNRAVPFESASKIARDAEVPSIADKLRVTELFWSDHLELGTGGTCFARVAAFAALAEALGFRPAKILGGIMGPRNHASVLFDIDGRTWLADPGYPLPSLLPLESASLDTPVGSLEFAVSGKAAVLRFVSGPEYGRVIDFAFDPVSEEEFRAAWEKTFVRTSLFLREVVVRKPDGHRVLRFFRGAVDVSDAHSRTRLPLLGGRAAKLSSLFGIDAGLLARALSITGDRAPERTTARVEAYAEGPESEARFRALSTPGGYRRFLAGLGSVEIEGAEEGRWRAVVRPESGETVAEDVEASGDLLRIRRAGGLAESGFELDRSAGEPRLVRFAELPDAREEFLRVDAGRGRIAGMLAMDLLALSRL, encoded by the coding sequence GTGAACGCCGACGAGATCCTCGAGGCGCTCGCTCTCGAGAGACGCCGGCCCGATCTCGCGTCTCTTCGCGACCTCTTCGACGCCTTCAACCGCGCGGTGCCTTTCGAATCCGCCTCCAAGATCGCGCGGGACGCCGAGGTGCCGTCCATCGCGGACAAGCTCCGCGTCACCGAACTCTTCTGGTCGGATCACCTGGAGCTCGGGACGGGGGGGACGTGCTTCGCCCGCGTGGCGGCGTTCGCGGCGCTCGCGGAAGCGCTCGGTTTCCGGCCGGCGAAGATCCTCGGGGGAATCATGGGGCCGCGAAACCACGCGTCCGTCCTCTTCGACATCGACGGACGCACGTGGCTCGCCGATCCGGGTTATCCGCTTCCCTCGCTTCTTCCTCTCGAGAGCGCGTCGCTGGACACGCCCGTCGGATCGCTCGAATTCGCCGTGTCCGGGAAGGCGGCCGTCCTCCGCTTCGTGTCCGGGCCCGAGTACGGCCGCGTGATCGATTTCGCCTTCGATCCGGTTTCCGAGGAGGAGTTTCGCGCGGCGTGGGAGAAGACGTTCGTCCGCACGTCGCTCTTCCTCCGCGAGGTCGTCGTCCGGAAACCGGACGGTCACCGCGTGCTGCGGTTCTTCCGCGGCGCGGTGGACGTGTCCGACGCCCATTCGCGGACGCGCCTTCCTCTCCTGGGCGGACGCGCGGCGAAGCTTTCGTCTCTCTTCGGGATCGATGCCGGCCTCCTCGCCCGCGCGCTTTCGATCACCGGCGATCGCGCTCCGGAGCGCACGACCGCCCGGGTCGAAGCCTACGCGGAGGGACCGGAGTCCGAAGCCCGATTCCGGGCTCTCTCGACTCCCGGCGGATACCGGCGTTTCCTCGCCGGACTGGGAAGCGTGGAGATCGAGGGAGCAGAGGAAGGGCGCTGGCGCGCCGTGGTGCGGCCCGAATCGGGAGAGACGGTCGCCGAGGACGTCGAAGCGAGCGGAGATCTCCTCCGGATTCGCCGCGCGGGCGGTCTCGCCGAGTCGGGGTTCGAGCTCGACCGGTCGGCGGGCGAACCGCGACTCGTGCGGTTCGCGGAGCTTCCGGACGCGCGCGAAGAGTTCCTGAGGGTGGACGCGGGGAGGGGACGGATCGCGGGGATGCTCGCGATGGATCTCCTGGCGCTCAGCCGCCTGTAG